From a single Alloactinosynnema sp. L-07 genomic region:
- a CDS encoding excinuclease ABC subunit UvrA, which yields MEHAADSHDVIEVRGARANNLADVSLDIPKRRLTVFTGVSGSGKSSLVFGTIAAESQRLINETYSAFLQSFMPSVGRPDVDALRNLSAAIIVDQERIGTNSRSTVGTATDAQTMLRIVFSRVGVPHIGTSSAFSFNTPDGMCLGCEGLGRVSTVDIDELVDVEKSLNEGAITVPNFTVDSWYWRSLAHSGFVDPDVKLKDYTEQQWEDFLHKPSTKLKVDSMNITYEGLVVKVQRIFLAKDRESMQPHIRAFVDRAVAFAECPTCGGTRLNAAALSSKINGRNIAECAAMQISDLAEFLRAIDDPSVAPLLTTLRETLESLVEIGLGYLSLDRESATLSGGEGQRVKMVRHLGSSLTDVTYVFDEPTVGLHPHDIQRMNDLLRQLRDKGNTVLVVEHKPEVIAIADHVVDLGPGAGPSGGRVCFTGDVAGLRASDTLTGRHLDHRAQLRQNVRTATGHLPITGATLHNLKDVSVDVPLGVLTVVTGVAGSGKSSLIHGSLSRRDGVAVVDQSPIRGSRRSNPATYTGLLDPIRTAFAKANGVKAALFSANSEGACPTCKGLGLVYTDLAMMAGVATVCEECDGKRFTPQVLTYQLRGKNISEVLGMSIVEAREFFPSGQARAILDRLCDVGLGYLGLGQPLTTLSGGERQRVKLAIQMAEKSSIYVLDEPTTGLHLADVDQLLGLLDRLVDAGNSVIVIEHHQAVMAHADWIIDLGPGGGHDGGQIVFTGTPADLVSEAKTLTAQHLREYVGAD from the coding sequence GTGGAACACGCGGCGGACAGTCACGACGTAATCGAAGTTCGAGGGGCGCGGGCGAACAACCTCGCCGACGTCTCCCTCGACATCCCCAAACGGCGGCTCACGGTCTTCACCGGGGTCTCCGGCTCCGGCAAGTCCTCATTGGTCTTCGGCACGATCGCGGCCGAGTCCCAGCGGCTGATCAACGAGACCTACTCGGCCTTCCTGCAGTCCTTCATGCCCAGCGTCGGCAGGCCCGACGTCGACGCGCTGCGCAACCTGAGCGCGGCGATCATCGTCGACCAGGAGCGCATCGGCACCAACTCGCGATCGACGGTGGGCACCGCGACCGACGCCCAGACGATGCTGCGGATCGTGTTCAGCCGGGTCGGCGTCCCGCACATCGGCACCTCCAGCGCGTTCAGCTTCAACACCCCCGACGGCATGTGTCTTGGGTGTGAGGGCCTCGGCCGGGTCTCGACGGTCGACATCGACGAGCTGGTCGACGTGGAGAAGTCGCTCAACGAGGGCGCGATCACGGTCCCGAACTTCACCGTCGACTCCTGGTACTGGCGGTCGCTGGCGCACTCGGGGTTCGTCGATCCCGACGTGAAGCTCAAGGACTACACCGAGCAGCAGTGGGAGGACTTCCTCCACAAGCCGTCGACCAAGCTCAAGGTCGACTCGATGAACATCACCTACGAGGGTCTCGTGGTGAAGGTGCAGCGCATCTTCCTGGCCAAGGACCGCGAGTCGATGCAGCCGCACATCCGCGCCTTCGTCGACCGGGCCGTGGCCTTCGCCGAGTGCCCGACCTGCGGCGGCACCCGGCTCAACGCGGCCGCCCTGTCCTCGAAGATCAACGGCCGAAACATCGCCGAGTGCGCGGCCATGCAGATCAGCGACCTGGCCGAGTTCCTCCGGGCGATCGACGACCCATCGGTGGCGCCGCTGCTGACAACGCTGCGCGAGACGTTGGAGTCGCTGGTCGAGATCGGTCTCGGGTACCTGAGCCTGGACCGCGAGTCCGCGACCCTGTCCGGTGGTGAGGGCCAGCGGGTGAAGATGGTCCGCCACCTCGGGTCGAGCCTCACCGACGTCACGTATGTGTTCGACGAGCCGACGGTGGGCCTGCACCCGCACGACATCCAGCGCATGAACGACCTGCTGCGACAGCTGCGCGACAAGGGCAACACCGTGCTGGTGGTCGAGCACAAGCCGGAGGTCATCGCCATCGCCGACCACGTGGTCGACCTCGGCCCCGGCGCGGGACCGTCCGGCGGGCGGGTGTGCTTCACCGGGGATGTCGCGGGCCTGCGGGCCTCCGACACCCTGACCGGGCGACACCTCGATCACCGCGCCCAACTGCGGCAGAACGTCCGCACCGCGACCGGACACCTGCCGATCACCGGGGCCACGCTGCACAACCTCAAGGATGTCAGCGTCGACGTCCCCCTCGGCGTGCTGACCGTCGTGACCGGGGTCGCCGGGTCCGGCAAGAGCTCGCTGATCCACGGGTCGCTGTCGCGGCGGGACGGGGTCGCGGTGGTCGACCAGTCCCCCATCCGCGGTTCCCGGCGAAGCAACCCGGCGACCTACACCGGCCTGCTCGACCCGATCCGCACGGCGTTCGCCAAGGCCAACGGCGTGAAGGCGGCCTTGTTCAGCGCGAACTCCGAGGGCGCGTGCCCGACCTGCAAGGGCCTCGGGCTGGTGTACACGGACCTGGCGATGATGGCAGGCGTGGCCACGGTGTGTGAGGAATGCGACGGGAAGCGGTTCACCCCGCAGGTGCTGACGTATCAGCTACGGGGCAAGAACATCTCCGAGGTACTGGGGATGTCGATCGTCGAGGCACGAGAGTTCTTCCCGTCCGGGCAGGCGCGGGCGATCTTGGACCGACTGTGCGACGTCGGCCTCGGCTATCTCGGCTTGGGACAGCCGCTGACCACACTGTCCGGCGGCGAACGGCAACGAGTGAAGCTCGCCATCCAAATGGCGGAGAAGTCATCGATCTACGTGCTGGACGAACCCACGACCGGTTTGCACCTGGCGGATGTCGATCAGCTGCTTGGGCTGCTCGACCGGTTGGTGGACGCGGGCAACTCGGTGATCGTGATCGAACACCATCAAGCGGTCATGGCGCATGCGGACTGGATCATCGACCTCGGGCCGGGCGGCGGCCACGACGGCGGCCAAATCGTGTTCACCGGCACCCCTGCGGACCTGGTGTCGGAGGCGAAGACCCTCACGGCACAGCATCTGCGGGAGTATGTGGGCGCCGATTAG
- a CDS encoding helix-turn-helix domain-containing protein: MTEQHGRSPRADLTATAMRKLAPVDTAETGGRDRRKTDAALKLWRTIPPELANKLIPMTPQLVMSAVQEIQRSVPDYAKPLQGKFREVLVGAVDMAVVKCFENICDPNTPQADWDAAFRYAGRVEFLEGRTLDALQTAVRVGARVVWRQLSAAGRSIGLPHDALFNLADAIFAWVDELCSAAIAGYTAAQARSSGALERRRRQLLKLLLADPPATRQSIVDLAGATDWDLPARVSVIALEYREDQHRLPASALGPEVLVDLESTEPCLVVADAARHLVGLQRELRGRRAAIGPSVPLADAVLSLRCARKAMSLVQRGVLPDQPITQCVENLSTLALMSDEFLVSHLTGRVLLPFANLTTKQRDRLESTLLAWLETRGGINEIATRLDVHPQTVRYRMHQLETLLGDHLSDPEERLTMEIALRYRRLIGVGTHATTDADEDEILENAI, translated from the coding sequence ATGACCGAACAGCACGGCCGAAGTCCCCGAGCCGACCTCACCGCCACCGCGATGCGCAAGCTCGCGCCGGTGGACACCGCCGAGACCGGCGGCCGCGACCGGCGCAAGACCGACGCCGCGTTGAAGCTGTGGCGCACCATCCCGCCGGAGCTGGCGAACAAGCTGATCCCGATGACGCCGCAGCTGGTCATGTCCGCGGTTCAGGAGATCCAGCGGTCGGTGCCGGACTACGCCAAGCCGTTGCAGGGCAAGTTTCGCGAGGTCCTCGTCGGCGCCGTGGACATGGCCGTGGTCAAGTGTTTCGAGAACATCTGCGACCCCAACACCCCCCAGGCCGACTGGGACGCCGCCTTCCGCTACGCGGGTCGCGTCGAGTTCCTCGAAGGCCGCACGCTCGACGCACTGCAGACCGCGGTCCGCGTCGGCGCCCGCGTCGTCTGGCGCCAACTCAGCGCCGCGGGCCGCTCGATCGGCCTGCCCCACGACGCGCTGTTCAACCTCGCCGACGCCATCTTCGCCTGGGTGGACGAGCTCTGCAGCGCCGCCATCGCCGGATACACCGCCGCCCAGGCCCGCTCCAGCGGCGCACTCGAACGCCGCAGGCGCCAACTGCTCAAACTCCTCCTGGCCGACCCGCCCGCCACCCGACAGTCCATAGTGGACCTGGCGGGCGCCACCGACTGGGACCTGCCCGCCCGGGTCTCGGTGATCGCCCTCGAATACCGCGAAGACCAGCACCGCCTTCCCGCCAGCGCCCTGGGCCCCGAAGTCCTGGTCGACCTCGAAAGCACCGAACCCTGTCTGGTCGTCGCCGACGCCGCCCGACACCTCGTCGGCCTGCAGCGCGAACTCCGCGGCCGCCGAGCCGCCATCGGCCCCTCAGTCCCCCTCGCCGACGCGGTGCTGTCCCTGCGCTGCGCCCGCAAAGCGATGAGCCTGGTCCAGCGGGGCGTCCTGCCGGACCAACCCATCACCCAGTGCGTGGAGAACCTGTCTACCCTGGCCTTGATGTCCGACGAATTCCTGGTCTCCCACCTGACCGGCCGGGTCCTGCTCCCTTTCGCCAACTTGACGACCAAGCAGCGGGACAGACTCGAAAGCACGCTGCTGGCCTGGTTGGAGACCCGGGGCGGAATCAACGAGATCGCCACCAGACTCGACGTACACCCCCAGACCGTCCGCTACCGCATGCACCAACTGGAAACCCTCCTCGGCGACCACCTGTCCGACCCCGAGGAACGCCTCACAATGGAGATCGCACTGCGCTACCGCAGATTGATCGGCGTCGGCACGCACGCCACAACCGACGCGGACGAGGACGAGATTCTGGAGAACGCGATCTGA
- a CDS encoding RNA polymerase sigma factor — MLDRIYREEYGRAVAVLVRVFGDIDIAEEAVQDAFAAAVERWPNEGVPPSPAGWIITTARRRAIDRLRREASRADRHAQAALTHADEDEIEEAAVRDDRLRLIFTCCHPALAPAAQVALTLRLLGGLTTAEIAHAFLVPESTMAQRLVRAKAKIRDARIPYRVPEEADLPDRLRPALAVVYLIFNEGYTATSGDHATRDDLCAEAIRLGRLLAQLMPDEPEVIGLLALMLLIASRRPARVDAHGDLVRLADQDRARWDVDLIAEGHELVRRCLRRDQPGPYQIQAAINAVHSESPTDWQQIRDLYDQLLDFAPTPVVALNRAVAVAEVDGPAAALDLVDALDLPGYHVFHAIRADLLRRLGRHTDAVEAYGRAIELTANPAERVLLERARDRSSMMEP, encoded by the coding sequence ATGCTCGACCGGATCTACCGCGAGGAATACGGGCGCGCGGTGGCCGTCCTGGTCCGCGTCTTCGGCGACATCGACATCGCCGAGGAAGCGGTCCAGGACGCGTTCGCCGCCGCCGTCGAGCGGTGGCCGAACGAAGGTGTCCCGCCCAGCCCGGCGGGCTGGATCATCACCACCGCCCGCCGCCGCGCCATCGACCGGCTGCGCCGCGAGGCGTCGCGGGCCGACCGGCACGCCCAGGCCGCGCTCACCCACGCCGACGAGGACGAGATCGAGGAGGCCGCCGTGCGGGACGACCGGCTCCGGCTGATCTTCACCTGCTGCCACCCGGCGCTGGCGCCCGCCGCCCAGGTCGCGCTCACCCTGCGGCTGCTCGGCGGCCTCACCACCGCCGAGATCGCGCACGCGTTCCTGGTGCCCGAGTCCACCATGGCCCAGCGCCTGGTCCGGGCCAAGGCCAAGATCCGCGACGCCCGCATCCCGTATCGGGTGCCCGAGGAAGCCGACCTGCCCGACCGGCTGCGCCCCGCCCTCGCCGTGGTCTACCTGATCTTCAACGAGGGCTACACCGCCACCTCCGGCGACCATGCCACCCGCGACGACCTGTGCGCGGAGGCGATTCGGCTGGGCAGGCTGTTGGCCCAGCTGATGCCAGACGAACCCGAGGTCATCGGCCTGCTCGCGCTGATGCTGCTCATCGCGTCGCGCCGCCCGGCCAGGGTCGACGCCCACGGCGACCTGGTCCGGCTGGCCGACCAGGACCGCGCCCGGTGGGATGTGGACCTGATCGCCGAGGGACACGAGCTGGTCCGCCGCTGTCTTCGCCGCGACCAGCCAGGGCCATACCAGATCCAGGCCGCGATCAACGCCGTGCACAGCGAGTCGCCGACCGACTGGCAGCAGATCCGCGACCTCTACGACCAGCTCCTCGACTTCGCCCCGACCCCGGTCGTCGCGCTCAACCGCGCGGTCGCCGTCGCCGAAGTGGACGGTCCGGCCGCGGCTCTCGACCTCGTGGACGCCCTGGACCTGCCGGGCTACCACGTCTTCCACGCCATCCGCGCGGATCTTCTCCGCCGCCTCGGCCGCCACACCGACGCGGTCGAGGCGTACGGCCGGGCAATCGAGCTGACGGCCAACCCGGCCGAACGCGTCCTGTTGGAACGCGCGCGGGACCGATCGAGCATGATGGAGCCGTGA
- a CDS encoding LLM class flavin-dependent oxidoreductase, with product MQFGIFTVGDVTTDPTTDRTPTEAERIKAMVTLALKSEEVGLDVFATGEHHNPPFVPSSPTTMLGYIAARTERLILSTATTLITTNDPVKIAEDYAMLQHLADGRVDLMMGRGNTGPVYPWFGKDIRDGIDLAVENYHLLRRLWREDVVDWEGKHRTPLRSFTSTPRPLDGVPPFVWHGSIRSPEIAEQAAYYGDGFFANNIFWPKEHYMRLIGLYRQRFEHYGHGSADQAIVGLGGHIFMRKNSQDAVREFRPYFDNAPVYGHGPSLEDFAEQTPLTVGSPQQVIDRTLTFRDSFGDYQRQLFLVDHAGLPLKTVLEQLDILGEEVIPVLRKEFAALMPAHVPPAPTHQSLLAAKDAVR from the coding sequence ATGCAGTTCGGGATCTTCACCGTCGGCGACGTGACGACCGACCCCACGACCGACCGGACTCCCACCGAGGCCGAGCGGATCAAGGCGATGGTGACGCTCGCGCTCAAGTCCGAGGAGGTCGGCCTCGACGTCTTCGCCACCGGGGAGCACCACAACCCGCCGTTCGTCCCGTCCTCCCCCACCACGATGCTCGGCTACATCGCCGCCCGCACCGAGCGGCTGATCCTGTCCACGGCGACCACGCTGATCACCACCAACGACCCGGTGAAGATCGCCGAGGACTACGCGATGCTGCAGCACTTGGCCGACGGCCGGGTCGACCTGATGATGGGCCGGGGCAACACCGGCCCGGTCTATCCGTGGTTCGGCAAGGACATCCGCGACGGCATCGACCTGGCCGTGGAGAACTACCACCTGCTGCGCAGGCTGTGGCGCGAGGACGTCGTCGACTGGGAGGGCAAGCACCGCACCCCGCTGCGGTCGTTCACCTCGACGCCGCGCCCGCTCGACGGCGTGCCCCCGTTCGTTTGGCACGGGTCGATCCGCAGCCCGGAGATCGCCGAGCAAGCCGCGTATTACGGCGACGGCTTCTTCGCCAACAACATCTTCTGGCCGAAGGAACACTACATGCGCCTGATCGGCCTGTACCGCCAGCGGTTCGAGCACTACGGCCACGGCTCGGCCGACCAGGCCATCGTCGGGCTCGGCGGGCACATCTTCATGCGCAAGAACAGCCAGGACGCGGTGCGCGAGTTCCGCCCGTACTTCGACAACGCGCCGGTCTACGGCCACGGGCCATCGCTGGAGGACTTCGCCGAGCAGACCCCGCTGACCGTGGGCAGCCCGCAGCAGGTGATCGACCGGACCCTGACGTTCCGCGACTCCTTCGGCGACTACCAGCGCCAGCTTTTCCTCGTCGACCACGCGGGCCTGCCGCTCAAGACCGTCCTCGAACAGCTCGACATCCTCGGCGAGGAAGTGATCCCGGTCCTGCGCAAGGAGTTCGCCGCGCTCATGCCCGCGCACGTGCCGCCCGCCCCGACCCACCAGAGCCTGCTCGCGGCCAAGGACGCGGTCCGATGA
- a CDS encoding pentapeptide repeat-containing protein, whose product MTDVTHLRADCSRCAALCCVGLAFAKSADFGFDKPAGRPCKNLLADYRCGMHTSLRESGFPGCTVYECFGAGQQVVQVTFGGRTWRDDPAIAQRQFDAFGVLRVLHELLWYLADALTFAPGLTADLQRAYDETTLLTKSDPDALLALDVAAHRHAVNQVLIQASDQARSGLRAKRRKSDLIGANLRRADLRGASLRGALLIAADLREADLTRADVIGADFRDAQVHGAILADALFLTQFQLNAAKGDATTTIPAGLARPKHW is encoded by the coding sequence ATGACTGACGTTACCCACCTGCGTGCCGACTGTTCCCGCTGCGCCGCCCTGTGCTGTGTGGGGCTGGCGTTCGCCAAGTCGGCGGACTTCGGGTTCGACAAACCCGCCGGGCGGCCGTGTAAGAACCTGCTCGCCGACTACCGCTGCGGCATGCACACCAGCCTGCGCGAGAGCGGCTTTCCGGGTTGCACGGTCTACGAGTGCTTCGGCGCGGGCCAGCAGGTCGTGCAGGTCACCTTCGGCGGCCGGACCTGGCGCGACGACCCGGCGATCGCCCAGCGGCAGTTCGACGCCTTCGGCGTGCTGCGGGTCCTGCACGAGCTGCTCTGGTACCTCGCCGACGCCCTCACCTTCGCGCCAGGACTGACCGCCGACCTCCAGCGTGCCTACGACGAGACCACTCTGCTGACCAAGTCGGACCCGGACGCCCTGCTCGCGCTCGACGTCGCCGCGCACCGGCACGCGGTCAACCAGGTGCTGATCCAGGCCAGCGACCAGGCCCGATCGGGCTTGCGGGCCAAACGCCGCAAATCAGACCTCATCGGCGCGAATCTGCGCCGCGCCGACCTGCGCGGTGCGAGCCTGCGTGGCGCCCTGCTCATCGCCGCCGACCTGCGCGAGGCGGACCTGACCAGGGCCGACGTCATCGGCGCCGACTTCCGTGACGCCCAGGTCCACGGGGCCATCCTCGCCGACGCGCTATTCCTGACCCAATTTCAGCTCAACGCCGCGAAGGGCGACGCGACGACCACGATCCCGGCGGGTCTGGCCCGTCCGAAGCATTGGTGA
- a CDS encoding YciI family protein → MTQYLLSVYEPDMEPPPAEFLDPIMRQVEAWSDELKAAGAWVFTARLHRPHTATVVSAKDDEIITTDGPFAEGKEFVGGFTVIDVPDLDAALDWARKFTEITTLPLEVRPFRETG, encoded by the coding sequence ATGACCCAGTACCTGCTGTCGGTCTACGAGCCCGACATGGAACCGCCGCCCGCCGAGTTCCTCGACCCGATCATGCGCCAGGTCGAGGCCTGGAGCGACGAACTCAAGGCCGCGGGCGCCTGGGTGTTCACCGCCCGGCTGCACCGCCCGCACACCGCCACCGTCGTCAGCGCCAAGGACGACGAGATCATCACCACCGACGGGCCGTTCGCCGAGGGCAAGGAATTCGTCGGCGGGTTCACCGTGATCGACGTGCCCGACCTCGACGCCGCCCTCGACTGGGCGCGCAAGTTCACCGAGATCACCACCCTGCCGCTCGAGGTGCGCCCCTTCCGGGAAACGGGCTGA
- a CDS encoding DUF3037 domain-containing protein: MPHVFEYALLRAVPRQDRGEALNIGVLLYCASLDYLRCKTYVDGPRLRTLDPAIDLEMLAESLRHLCQSCDSTPEGGPVKDISPGRRFRWLTAPRSTLVQTSPTHTGLTDNPDADLERLFERLVLPPN, translated from the coding sequence GTGCCGCACGTGTTTGAGTACGCACTGCTCCGTGCGGTCCCCCGGCAGGACCGTGGCGAAGCTCTTAACATCGGCGTGCTGCTTTATTGCGCGTCGCTGGACTATCTGCGTTGTAAGACCTATGTGGACGGACCGAGGCTGCGCACGCTTGACCCGGCCATCGACTTGGAGATGCTGGCCGAGAGTCTGCGGCACCTGTGCCAGTCGTGCGACAGCACGCCGGAAGGCGGCCCGGTCAAGGACATCTCGCCGGGCCGCCGCTTCCGCTGGCTCACCGCACCCCGAAGCACACTGGTGCAAACCTCGCCTACTCACACCGGCCTGACCGACAACCCGGACGCCGACCTGGAGCGGCTGTTCGAGCGTTTGGTCCTGCCTCCCAACTAG
- a CDS encoding HipA family kinase, with the protein MTLRTVTATRYVTPFREGGSLPGLVEADDLGMYVLKFRGAGQGIKSLVAELIVGELARALGFNVPEIVFADLDPELARAEPDEEVQDLLRASGGLNVGFDYLPGSFDFNPLVRDPGPDLAARLLWLDALTLNVDRSWKNPNLLLWHRDIWLIDHGASLIFHHSWSPAWKPAETYRYDASDHVMLPVAGDIGAADRDLKPLLTPALLAGVLANVPDDWLADDDATATDIRARYTAFFTARLDSSPAWVDTLEATRAARV; encoded by the coding sequence GTGACCCTCCGCACCGTGACAGCGACCCGCTACGTCACCCCTTTCCGCGAAGGCGGCTCACTGCCCGGTCTCGTCGAGGCCGACGACCTGGGCATGTACGTGCTGAAGTTCCGCGGCGCGGGCCAGGGCATCAAGTCGCTGGTCGCCGAGCTGATCGTCGGCGAACTCGCCAGGGCGCTGGGGTTCAACGTGCCCGAGATCGTCTTCGCCGACCTCGACCCGGAACTGGCGCGCGCCGAACCCGATGAGGAAGTCCAAGACCTGCTGCGGGCCAGCGGCGGACTGAACGTCGGCTTCGACTACCTGCCCGGGTCCTTCGACTTCAACCCGCTCGTCCGCGACCCGGGCCCGGACCTGGCCGCCCGACTGCTCTGGCTCGACGCGCTGACGCTCAACGTCGACCGCAGCTGGAAGAACCCCAACCTGCTGCTCTGGCACCGCGACATCTGGCTCATCGACCACGGCGCGTCGTTGATCTTCCACCATTCCTGGTCGCCTGCCTGGAAACCGGCCGAGACCTACCGCTACGACGCCTCTGACCACGTCATGCTTCCCGTCGCGGGCGACATCGGCGCGGCCGACCGTGACCTCAAGCCTCTTCTCACGCCTGCGCTGCTGGCAGGCGTCCTCGCGAACGTCCCCGATGACTGGCTGGCCGATGACGACGCGACCGCGACGGACATCCGCGCCCGCTATACGGCGTTCTTCACCGCGCGCCTTGACTCGTCACCCGCCTGGGTCGACACCCTGGAGGCGACCCGTGCCGCACGTGTTTGA
- a CDS encoding N,N-dimethylformamidase beta subunit family domain-containing protein has protein sequence MIVRRAALVAVLALVGGCQSDPPPPGVPSSVPPPAVTTTSAVPGAEPGTPGWQVTRPGLPHEIEGFADRVSALPGEDVRLFVSTTAGEYTVTAYRMGAYQGSDARQVWQSGVLPGVQQPPRVIEAPTNTVVAPWAPSLTLSTGTWPAGDYLLRLDTGSGSAQQFVPLTLRTASNKGRVVVVNAVTTWQAYNRWGGYSLYEAPDGKRANRSRAVSFDRPYQAAVMHGAGDFLFFELPFLTFAERLGIDLGYATDVDLHADPSLLDGARAVVTLGHDEYWSTAMRAHVTAARDAGTNLAFLGGNEIFRHIRLAPTANGPNRLEIGYKSFADDPMSKTDPTEATQDWRFPPHPRPESVLLGNIYQCNPVSADLVVADESSWLLTGIVHKGQKLPGLVGNEYANVDLRYPTPRPIQVLFRSPVTCRGKADFADATYYSTASGAGVFSAGTQYWICALSAQCGHSGGDPVAHQAISAITERMLRAFAAGPAGATHPAVDNLAALGIAGG, from the coding sequence GTGATCGTTCGCCGAGCCGCGCTCGTGGCCGTCCTCGCCCTGGTCGGTGGATGCCAGAGCGACCCGCCGCCGCCCGGCGTGCCCAGCAGCGTGCCGCCCCCTGCGGTGACGACGACCTCGGCCGTGCCCGGTGCTGAGCCGGGCACACCGGGGTGGCAGGTCACTCGTCCGGGGCTGCCGCACGAGATCGAGGGCTTCGCTGACCGGGTGAGCGCGCTGCCCGGTGAGGATGTCCGGCTGTTCGTCTCGACGACGGCGGGCGAGTACACCGTCACCGCGTACCGCATGGGCGCCTATCAGGGGTCGGATGCGCGGCAGGTGTGGCAGTCGGGGGTGTTGCCCGGGGTTCAGCAGCCGCCACGGGTGATCGAGGCGCCTACCAACACGGTGGTGGCGCCGTGGGCTCCGTCGTTGACGTTGTCGACCGGCACCTGGCCAGCGGGGGATTACCTCCTACGGCTGGACACGGGCAGTGGGTCGGCTCAGCAGTTCGTCCCGTTGACTCTGCGGACAGCGTCGAACAAGGGGCGGGTGGTGGTCGTCAACGCGGTCACCACCTGGCAGGCGTACAACCGGTGGGGCGGGTACAGCCTGTATGAGGCGCCGGACGGGAAGCGGGCCAATCGGTCGCGGGCGGTGTCCTTCGACCGGCCCTACCAGGCCGCGGTGATGCATGGCGCGGGGGACTTTCTGTTCTTCGAGCTGCCGTTCCTGACCTTCGCCGAGCGGCTGGGGATCGATCTCGGGTACGCGACCGACGTGGATCTGCACGCTGATCCGAGCTTGCTCGACGGCGCTCGTGCCGTGGTGACTCTGGGCCATGACGAGTACTGGTCGACGGCCATGCGTGCGCACGTGACGGCCGCACGCGACGCCGGGACCAATCTGGCGTTCCTTGGCGGGAACGAGATCTTTCGGCACATCCGGCTTGCCCCTACCGCGAACGGGCCGAATCGGCTGGAGATCGGGTACAAGTCGTTCGCCGATGATCCGATGAGCAAGACGGACCCGACGGAGGCGACGCAGGACTGGCGGTTTCCGCCGCACCCTCGGCCGGAGAGTGTGTTGCTGGGCAACATCTACCAGTGCAATCCGGTGTCGGCTGATCTTGTCGTGGCTGACGAGTCGAGTTGGCTGCTGACCGGGATTGTCCATAAGGGACAGAAACTGCCTGGGTTGGTCGGCAACGAGTATGCCAATGTGGACTTGCGGTATCCGACGCCTCGGCCGATTCAGGTGTTGTTCCGGTCGCCGGTGACTTGTCGGGGCAAGGCTGATTTCGCTGACGCTACGTATTACTCGACCGCGAGTGGGGCAGGGGTGTTCTCGGCGGGGACTCAGTATTGGATCTGCGCGTTGTCGGCGCAGTGTGGGCACAGCGGTGGGGACCCAGTGGCTCATCAGGCCATCAGTGCGATCACCGAGCGTATGCTGCGGGCCTTTGCCGCTGGTCCTGCGGGCGCGACGCATCCGGCCGTCGACAATCTGGCGGCGTTGGGCATCGCCGGGGGATAG